One window of the Natrinema sp. CBA1119 genome contains the following:
- a CDS encoding aminotransferase class III-fold pyridoxal phosphate-dependent enzyme — protein sequence MDRDTAEPDADALPGPNAQQWVDFHQEYSAPSEYSHDFVWDVTREADGPFVTDVDGNVLLDFTCHIGAAPLGYNNEKILDKVREFDLVEPMKIAGQDMYFGSGPSPEEADVPGSSHLMQKLTEVSSQYGMDTVFLSNSGAEAMENAMKITNDYRAPSKYGVAFSGSFHGRTLGTLSLTKSKEVYTRHYPEISGIETVPFCDDRGCDAESCDCGFFAGGGSQLRDMLAPEGGYVDPDEIAFLTLEPIQGVGGYRFPSEAFMREVADVTDTYDIPLVVDEIQAGVGRTGEIWASDHYAIEPDVIASAKALRVGATISRSEVFPSEKNRLGSTFGGGDMLGSMMGAFTLEAIQEHDLLDNATRRGEQAKELLRDDAPDSVVDIRGKGLMLAVEFDTPDRRSAVVEAALERGLLTLGCGKKTIRLLPPLDSSEREIELGIGIFCEAIEAVSPNAKAA from the coding sequence ATGGATAGGGACACGGCGGAACCCGACGCGGACGCGCTTCCGGGGCCGAACGCCCAGCAGTGGGTCGACTTCCATCAGGAGTACTCAGCCCCCAGCGAGTACTCCCACGACTTCGTCTGGGACGTGACCCGCGAGGCTGACGGCCCCTTCGTCACCGACGTCGACGGCAACGTTCTCCTCGATTTCACCTGTCACATCGGCGCGGCACCGCTCGGCTACAACAACGAGAAGATCCTCGACAAGGTCCGCGAGTTCGACCTGGTCGAACCGATGAAGATCGCCGGCCAGGACATGTACTTCGGCTCCGGCCCCAGCCCCGAGGAGGCCGACGTCCCCGGCTCGAGTCACCTCATGCAGAAGCTCACGGAGGTTTCGAGTCAGTACGGGATGGACACCGTCTTCCTCTCGAACTCCGGCGCGGAGGCCATGGAGAACGCGATGAAGATCACGAACGACTACCGCGCGCCGTCGAAGTACGGCGTCGCGTTTTCGGGGAGCTTTCACGGTCGCACGCTCGGCACCCTCTCGCTGACGAAATCCAAGGAGGTCTACACGCGCCACTACCCCGAAATCAGCGGGATCGAGACGGTGCCGTTCTGCGACGATCGGGGCTGTGACGCCGAGAGCTGTGACTGTGGCTTCTTCGCCGGCGGCGGCTCACAGCTTCGCGATATGCTCGCGCCCGAAGGCGGCTACGTCGATCCCGACGAGATCGCCTTCCTGACCCTCGAGCCGATTCAGGGCGTCGGCGGTTACCGATTCCCCAGCGAGGCGTTCATGCGGGAGGTCGCCGACGTCACCGACACCTACGACATCCCGCTGGTCGTCGACGAGATCCAGGCCGGCGTCGGTCGCACCGGCGAGATCTGGGCCTCCGACCATTACGCGATCGAACCCGACGTCATCGCCAGCGCGAAGGCCCTGCGCGTCGGCGCGACCATCTCTCGCTCGGAGGTCTTCCCCAGCGAGAAGAATCGCCTCGGATCGACCTTCGGCGGCGGCGACATGCTCGGGTCGATGATGGGCGCGTTCACGCTCGAGGCGATCCAGGAACACGACCTGCTCGACAACGCCACCCGACGCGGCGAACAGGCCAAAGAACTCCTCCGCGACGACGCGCCCGACTCCGTCGTGGACATCCGCGGCAAGGGCCTGATGCTCGCCGTCGAGTTCGACACCCCCGACCGGCGCTCCGCCGTCGTCGAAGCCGCCCTCGAGCGCGGCCTGCTCACACTCGGCTGTGGAAAGAAGACTATCCGACTGCTCCCGCCGCTGGACTCGAGCGAGCGCGAGATCGAACTCGGGATCGGCATCTTCTGCGAGGCGATCGAGGCCGTTAGCCCGAACGCGAAAGCGGCGTAA
- the ilvA gene encoding threonine ammonia-lyase, whose product MSRDRDSDEALVTREDVENARERIADVVHRTPLDTSRTFAELSGADSIGLKLENVQRTGSFKIRGAYNTMAQLSPEEREVGVIASSAGNHAQGVALAGGLLDIDTTIVVPEVTPAAKIEATRGYGAEVVVEGDIYERSYEYALERAAETRETFVHPFDDADVVAGQGTIGLELLEQYPEIDTVLVAIGGGGLISGIGTVLKAAERDVRVIGVQPEGAAHAKPSLEAGEIRQLPDVDTVAEGIADTRMLETTFEIAREVVDDVVSVSDREIAAAVTLLAERAKTVAESAGAAPLAAALSDDLDLEGEHVGVVISGGNVNLSEHAELTRTGLHELERYTEARLALAGWPTSVGAVVETVTAEGAELDVLERARRTSVDEPNRTPVTIGLEGSGSAHLEGVLEALSALEGVSVVEHTLD is encoded by the coding sequence ATGAGCAGGGACCGCGACTCCGACGAGGCGCTCGTCACCCGCGAGGACGTCGAGAACGCTCGAGAGCGGATCGCGGACGTCGTTCACCGAACCCCGCTCGACACCTCGCGGACGTTCGCCGAGCTGAGCGGTGCCGATTCGATCGGGCTCAAGCTCGAGAACGTCCAGCGGACCGGCTCGTTCAAGATTCGCGGCGCGTACAACACGATGGCCCAGTTGTCTCCCGAGGAGCGCGAGGTGGGCGTCATCGCCTCGAGCGCGGGTAATCACGCGCAGGGCGTGGCGCTGGCCGGGGGTCTGCTCGACATCGACACGACGATCGTCGTCCCCGAGGTGACGCCGGCCGCGAAGATCGAGGCCACCCGCGGCTACGGGGCCGAAGTCGTCGTCGAGGGCGACATCTACGAGCGCTCCTACGAGTACGCCCTCGAGCGGGCCGCGGAGACCCGGGAAACGTTCGTCCATCCCTTCGACGACGCGGACGTCGTTGCGGGGCAGGGAACGATCGGCCTCGAACTGCTCGAGCAGTATCCCGAGATCGACACCGTGTTGGTCGCGATCGGTGGCGGTGGGCTCATTTCGGGCATCGGAACGGTCCTGAAGGCCGCTGAGCGCGATGTTCGCGTGATCGGCGTCCAGCCCGAGGGAGCCGCCCACGCGAAGCCGTCGCTCGAGGCCGGCGAAATCCGCCAGCTCCCGGACGTCGACACCGTCGCGGAGGGGATCGCGGATACTCGCATGCTCGAGACGACGTTCGAAATCGCCCGCGAGGTCGTCGACGACGTGGTCAGCGTGAGCGATCGGGAGATCGCCGCAGCGGTCACTCTGCTGGCCGAGCGCGCGAAGACGGTCGCCGAGAGCGCCGGCGCCGCACCGCTGGCCGCCGCGCTTTCCGACGATCTGGACCTCGAGGGCGAGCACGTCGGGGTCGTCATCTCGGGCGGGAACGTGAACCTCTCCGAGCACGCCGAACTGACCAGAACCGGGCTGCACGAACTCGAGCGCTACACCGAAGCGAGACTCGCGCTCGCGGGCTGGCCGACGAGCGTCGGCGCGGTAGTCGAGACGGTAACAGCCGAGGGTGCCGAGCTGGACGTACTCGAGCGCGCTCGGCGGACGTCTGTCGACGAGCCGAATCGGACGCCCGTAACGATCGGACTCGAGGGGAGCGGTTCGGCGCATCTCGAGGGCGTGCTCGAAGCGCTGTCGGCGCTCGAGGGCGTGTCGGTCGTGGAACACACGCTCGATTGA
- a CDS encoding amidohydrolase — MTEPIRDRLVSLRRSFHRHPEPAWREFLTTARLVEEIRAIGVDELAVGPDAYDPADRMAVTDDDLEPWIERARERGADEDLLERMTGGNTGAVAVLERGEGPTIGLRVDIDGLFIEESTDSEHHPANEGFRSKIDGTMHACGHDAHMTWGLAVLETIAESDFSGRLVVFFQPAEETGGGGCPMAKSEFAEDLDYLLAIHVGLDHPTGEVVAGIEKPLAMCHVDATITGTSAHAGKAPNEGANAMHAMGAAIVNTYGIPRHSDGMTRVNIGKAEAGTASNVIAEHASMEAEARGETTELMEYMERRLERTIKSAAKMHGCRAEVDVVSKSPRADSDPELQALVSEVASGVEGVDRVLPAADFGASEDATFLMERVQDEGGLATYVIVGTDHPTSHHTPTFDVDEASLQHGVDVLVGTIRDLERRHPVPRVDDGATVEHGESGPLGESGALGEIGALGEIGTRAEDDG; from the coding sequence ATGACCGAGCCGATACGGGACCGTCTCGTCAGCCTCCGGCGCAGCTTCCACCGCCACCCCGAGCCCGCGTGGCGCGAATTCCTCACCACGGCACGGCTCGTCGAGGAAATCCGAGCCATCGGCGTCGACGAACTGGCCGTCGGACCGGACGCCTACGACCCTGCCGATCGAATGGCCGTCACCGACGACGACCTCGAGCCCTGGATCGAACGCGCCCGCGAGCGCGGCGCGGACGAGGACCTCCTCGAGCGGATGACCGGCGGTAACACGGGTGCAGTCGCGGTCCTCGAGCGCGGCGAGGGACCCACGATCGGTTTGCGGGTCGACATCGACGGGCTGTTCATCGAGGAATCGACCGATTCGGAGCACCACCCTGCGAACGAGGGGTTTCGCTCGAAAATCGACGGGACGATGCACGCCTGTGGCCACGACGCTCACATGACCTGGGGGCTGGCCGTCCTCGAGACGATCGCCGAGAGCGATTTTTCGGGGCGGCTGGTCGTCTTCTTCCAGCCCGCCGAGGAGACCGGCGGTGGCGGCTGTCCGATGGCGAAGAGCGAGTTCGCGGAGGATCTAGACTACCTGCTCGCGATCCACGTTGGGCTCGATCATCCCACGGGCGAGGTCGTGGCGGGGATCGAGAAGCCCCTCGCGATGTGTCACGTCGACGCGACGATAACCGGAACCTCTGCGCACGCGGGGAAGGCACCGAACGAGGGAGCCAACGCCATGCACGCGATGGGAGCCGCCATCGTGAACACCTACGGGATTCCACGGCACAGCGACGGCATGACTCGAGTGAATATCGGCAAGGCCGAGGCGGGGACCGCGAGCAACGTCATCGCCGAGCACGCGTCCATGGAGGCCGAGGCCCGCGGCGAGACGACCGAGCTGATGGAGTACATGGAACGGCGACTCGAGCGCACGATCAAGTCGGCGGCCAAGATGCACGGCTGCCGGGCCGAGGTCGACGTGGTCAGCAAGTCGCCGCGGGCCGACAGCGATCCCGAACTGCAGGCCCTGGTCAGCGAGGTCGCCAGCGGCGTCGAGGGAGTCGACCGCGTCCTCCCGGCCGCCGACTTCGGCGCGAGCGAGGACGCGACCTTCCTGATGGAGCGCGTCCAGGACGAGGGCGGGCTGGCGACCTACGTGATCGTCGGCACCGATCACCCCACCAGCCACCACACGCCGACCTTCGACGTGGACGAGGCGAGTTTGCAACACGGCGTCGACGTGCTCGTCGGCACGATCCGGGACCTCGAGCGCCGGCATCCGGTTCCGCGTGTCGATGACGGGGCGACCGTGGAGCACGGGGAAAGCGGGCCGCTCGGGGAGAGCGGTGCGCTCGGCGAGATCGGTGCGCTCGGCGAGATAGGAACGCGCGCGGAGGACGACGGATGA
- a CDS encoding D-2-hydroxyacid dehydrogenase yields the protein MSTNPDIVVLREGTEGLSMESYAETLRERLPDYTVALARTPKEERELVPQARVVTGITIEEDLLERADRLELFACTFAGTDHVPMDALADHGVTVTNAGGIHAPGIAEQSIGNMLVFARRLHEGWRRKENDEWRHFQSHEFTDSTVTIVGLGSIGQAIVQRLEGFEVETIGIRYTPEKGGPTDEVLGFDEDDIHEAFSRSDYVVLACPLNDLTRGLVGEDELATLPPNAVVVNAARGGIVDTDALVSALQFEGIRGAALDVTDPEPLPADHPLWDLENCLITPHTGGHTPKHWDRLADIVAHNVAVLETGGDLENAVYQPDSSGA from the coding sequence ATGAGCACGAATCCAGACATCGTCGTTCTCCGAGAGGGGACGGAAGGGCTGTCGATGGAATCGTACGCCGAAACGTTGCGCGAACGGTTGCCCGATTACACCGTCGCGCTCGCGCGAACGCCGAAAGAGGAACGCGAACTCGTTCCGCAGGCGCGGGTCGTGACGGGCATCACGATCGAGGAGGACCTCCTCGAGCGCGCCGACCGACTCGAGCTGTTCGCGTGTACCTTCGCCGGCACAGACCACGTGCCGATGGACGCGCTGGCCGACCACGGCGTCACCGTCACCAACGCGGGCGGCATCCACGCGCCCGGCATCGCCGAGCAGTCGATCGGCAACATGCTCGTCTTCGCGCGCCGGCTCCACGAGGGCTGGCGACGGAAGGAAAACGACGAGTGGCGGCACTTCCAGTCCCACGAGTTCACCGACAGCACCGTCACGATCGTTGGCCTCGGCTCGATCGGGCAGGCGATCGTCCAGCGCCTCGAGGGATTCGAGGTCGAGACCATCGGAATCCGCTACACGCCCGAGAAGGGCGGGCCGACCGACGAGGTGCTGGGCTTCGACGAGGACGATATCCACGAGGCGTTCTCCCGGAGCGACTACGTCGTCCTCGCGTGTCCGCTCAACGACCTGACCCGCGGGCTCGTCGGTGAAGACGAACTCGCCACGCTCCCGCCGAATGCGGTCGTCGTCAACGCCGCTCGCGGCGGGATCGTCGACACCGACGCGCTCGTCTCGGCGCTGCAGTTCGAGGGGATCCGCGGGGCCGCGCTCGACGTCACCGATCCCGAACCGCTCCCCGCCGACCACCCGCTCTGGGACCTCGAGAACTGTCTCATCACGCCCCACACGGGCGGTCACACGCCGAAACACTGGGATCGACTGGCCGACATCGTCGCGCACAACGTCGCGGTGCTCGAGACCGGCGGCGACCTCGAAAACGCCGTCTATCAGCCCGACTCGAGCGGAGCGTAA
- a CDS encoding FAD-binding and (Fe-S)-binding domain-containing protein, whose amino-acid sequence MAADNSRSTTDHSDQTATADESALGPQSDPRADDPAADPRAEYDYVGGDIDRPELVSALDKRVDGEVRFDEYSRRLYATDASAYEVTPVGVVLPRSTDDVAAVAAYCAERGIPVLPRGGGTSLAGQAVNEAVVLDLTTHMDGLCEVAPDERTATVQAGTVLADLNGALEPDDLKFAPDPAAGNRSTIGGAIGNNSTGAHSLQYGKTDAYIEAVEVVLADGSVERFGEVTVAELRERADPDGGLLERIYEALRRVVDEEAVAISEVFPQLKRNVSGYNLDRLVAEAYGEPEAFDENTDETVAIDGEPDPNATLNLARVFAGSEGTLGVITEATVSLEPVPETTGVVLLTYEDLLEAMADVDTIVRNFDPAAIEAIDDVLLELARNTEEFADVAANLPEGTETALLVEFYAESEADAREKVTAMLADRLPNSSAPESDGGTTATESTPDSDPVRAFDALEAYAPDDRAELWKLRKSAAPILLSRTSDAKHISFIEDTAVPTENLADYVADFQDVLEEQDTFASFYAHAGPGCMHMRPLVDTKSPAGLTQFEAISDAVTDLVVEYGGSVSGEHGDGRARTQWNQKLYGEDVWSLFRDVKTAFDPDWLLNPGTVCGDHDMTEHLRFSPDYEFEAGFEPALEWANDNGMQGMVELCHGCGGCRGSQETTGGVMCPTYRAAEEESLSTRGRANMLRGAMNGELDAESTDPEFLAEVMDLCIGCKGCARDCPSEVDMAKLKAEVEHANHQENGSSLRDKLFANVDRLNAVGSALAPLSNWAASLPGAGTIAEKTVGIARERDLPTFESESFEDWFEKRGGSRISLEEATRKVLLFPDTYTNYNHPRAGKAAVQVFETAGVRVEIPDGVTSTGRPAHSKGFLDVSRERARTNVEALAPRVEDGWEIVLVEPSDAVMLQSDYLDLLSERDAERVAANTYGVMEYLDRFDLAAGLPTAELDERLTYHGHCHQKATKKDGHAAAVLRTVGYEVDALDSGCCGMAGSFGYEAEHYSLSQSIGRILFDQVDDSDGETVVAPGASCRTQLSGYEGCDDPPHPIESVAAGLSR is encoded by the coding sequence ATGGCAGCTGATAACTCGCGTTCCACGACCGACCACAGCGATCAGACCGCGACCGCGGACGAGAGCGCTCTCGGGCCGCAGTCGGATCCGCGGGCGGACGATCCCGCAGCGGATCCCCGCGCCGAGTACGACTACGTCGGCGGCGATATCGACCGCCCCGAACTCGTCTCGGCGCTCGACAAGCGCGTCGACGGCGAAGTTCGCTTCGACGAGTACAGTCGGCGACTCTACGCGACCGACGCGAGCGCCTACGAGGTGACGCCGGTCGGCGTCGTCCTCCCGCGATCGACCGACGACGTCGCCGCGGTCGCCGCGTACTGCGCCGAGCGCGGGATTCCGGTCCTCCCGCGCGGCGGCGGCACCAGCCTCGCCGGACAGGCGGTCAACGAAGCCGTCGTGCTCGATCTGACGACGCACATGGACGGCCTGTGCGAGGTCGCGCCCGACGAACGGACGGCGACCGTACAGGCGGGAACCGTCCTCGCAGACCTGAACGGCGCGCTCGAGCCAGACGATCTGAAGTTCGCACCCGATCCCGCCGCCGGAAATCGGAGCACGATCGGCGGCGCGATCGGCAACAACTCCACCGGCGCGCATTCGCTGCAATACGGCAAGACCGACGCGTACATCGAGGCGGTCGAAGTCGTCCTCGCCGACGGCTCCGTCGAGCGTTTCGGCGAGGTGACGGTCGCGGAACTCCGCGAGCGGGCCGATCCGGACGGGGGGCTGCTCGAGCGGATCTACGAAGCATTGCGCCGGGTCGTCGACGAGGAAGCCGTGGCGATCAGCGAGGTCTTCCCGCAACTCAAGCGGAACGTCTCCGGCTACAACCTCGATCGGCTCGTCGCGGAGGCCTACGGCGAGCCCGAGGCGTTCGACGAAAACACGGACGAGACTGTTGCAATCGACGGCGAACCCGACCCCAACGCGACCCTCAATCTCGCCCGCGTCTTCGCCGGCAGCGAGGGAACGCTCGGCGTGATCACGGAGGCGACCGTCTCGCTCGAGCCGGTCCCCGAGACGACGGGCGTCGTCCTGTTGACCTACGAGGACCTGCTCGAGGCGATGGCCGACGTCGACACCATCGTCCGCAACTTCGACCCCGCAGCGATCGAGGCGATCGACGACGTGTTGCTCGAACTCGCCCGGAACACCGAGGAGTTCGCCGACGTCGCGGCGAACCTTCCCGAGGGAACCGAGACGGCGCTGCTCGTCGAGTTCTACGCCGAGAGCGAGGCCGACGCTCGCGAGAAAGTGACGGCGATGCTCGCGGATCGATTGCCGAATTCGAGCGCGCCGGAATCCGACGGCGGCACGACTGCAACTGAGTCGACTCCCGATTCTGACCCCGTCCGCGCGTTCGACGCTCTCGAGGCCTACGCGCCCGACGACCGGGCCGAACTCTGGAAGCTCCGAAAGAGCGCGGCACCGATCCTGCTCTCCCGAACCTCGGACGCCAAGCACATCTCCTTTATCGAGGACACGGCCGTCCCGACCGAGAACCTCGCGGACTACGTGGCCGACTTTCAGGACGTGCTCGAGGAACAGGATACCTTCGCGAGTTTCTACGCCCACGCGGGACCGGGCTGTATGCACATGCGGCCGCTGGTCGACACCAAGAGCCCGGCGGGGCTGACCCAGTTCGAGGCGATTTCCGACGCCGTGACCGATCTCGTCGTCGAGTACGGCGGCTCGGTCTCGGGCGAACACGGCGACGGCCGCGCCCGAACCCAGTGGAACCAGAAACTCTACGGCGAGGACGTCTGGTCGCTCTTCCGCGACGTCAAGACCGCGTTCGACCCCGACTGGCTCCTCAATCCCGGCACCGTCTGCGGCGACCACGACATGACCGAGCACCTGCGGTTCTCGCCGGACTACGAGTTCGAGGCCGGCTTCGAGCCCGCACTTGAGTGGGCAAACGACAACGGCATGCAGGGGATGGTCGAACTCTGTCACGGCTGCGGTGGCTGTCGGGGGTCCCAGGAGACGACCGGCGGCGTGATGTGCCCGACGTATCGCGCGGCCGAGGAAGAGAGCCTGAGCACCCGCGGTCGGGCGAACATGCTCCGCGGTGCGATGAACGGCGAACTCGACGCCGAGTCGACCGATCCGGAGTTCCTGGCCGAAGTGATGGACCTCTGTATCGGCTGCAAGGGCTGTGCGCGGGACTGTCCGAGCGAGGTCGACATGGCCAAACTCAAGGCGGAAGTCGAACACGCGAACCATCAGGAAAACGGCTCGAGCCTCCGCGACAAGCTGTTCGCGAATGTCGACCGGCTGAACGCCGTCGGCTCGGCGCTCGCGCCGCTCTCGAACTGGGCCGCGTCGCTTCCCGGTGCGGGCACGATCGCCGAAAAGACGGTCGGTATCGCACGCGAGCGCGACTTGCCCACGTTCGAGAGCGAGAGTTTCGAGGACTGGTTCGAGAAGCGAGGCGGCTCTCGAATTTCGCTCGAGGAAGCCACCCGGAAAGTCCTGCTCTTCCCGGACACGTACACGAACTACAACCACCCGCGAGCGGGGAAGGCGGCCGTCCAGGTGTTCGAGACGGCGGGGGTTCGCGTCGAGATTCCCGACGGCGTCACCTCGACCGGCCGGCCGGCCCACTCGAAGGGCTTCCTCGACGTTTCGCGTGAGCGCGCCCGAACCAACGTCGAGGCGCTGGCTCCGCGAGTCGAGGACGGCTGGGAGATCGTCCTGGTCGAACCCTCGGACGCGGTCATGCTCCAGTCGGACTACCTCGACCTCCTCTCGGAACGCGACGCCGAGCGGGTCGCGGCGAACACCTACGGTGTCATGGAGTATCTCGACCGGTTCGATCTGGCGGCCGGACTCCCGACCGCCGAACTCGACGAACGGCTGACCTATCACGGCCACTGCCACCAGAAAGCGACGAAGAAGGACGGTCACGCGGCCGCGGTCCTGCGGACGGTCGGCTACGAGGTCGACGCGCTCGATTCGGGCTGCTGCGGGATGGCCGGTTCCTTCGGCTACGAGGCCGAACACTACTCGCTGAGTCAGTCGATCGGGAGGATCCTCTTCGATCAGGTCGACGACAGCGACGGCGAGACCGTCGTCGCGCCGGGCGCGTCCTGCCGGACGCAGCTCTCGGGGTACGAGGGCTGTGACGATCCGCCCCACCCGATCGAGAGCGTCGCGGCCGGGCTCTCGCGGTAA
- a CDS encoding DUF502 domain-containing protein, which translates to MRSWKRVFASGLIVIGPILVTLYVVYRVYAIIAGVVPVFVFDSELVGGLIGHEPTREFTVYLLRAVVPLVVFVLIAIVVGSFTRTTVGDVFSRSVDGVVNRVPGLRVLYNASKVAAETTFGEEQALQESVSVESWDGTQMPAFKTGHTTSDGRIVLFIPTAPNISSGFTVEADPDRVTETDESVEETLARVLSGGFGESKHPGNERPRAPLDTADERSMDEE; encoded by the coding sequence ATGAGGTCGTGGAAGCGTGTCTTCGCGAGCGGACTGATCGTTATCGGTCCGATACTCGTCACGCTGTACGTCGTCTATCGCGTCTACGCGATCATCGCGGGGGTCGTGCCGGTGTTCGTCTTCGATAGCGAACTGGTAGGCGGCCTGATCGGTCACGAGCCGACGCGAGAGTTTACGGTCTATCTGCTTCGCGCCGTCGTTCCGCTCGTTGTGTTCGTCCTGATAGCAATCGTCGTCGGCTCGTTCACCCGAACGACGGTCGGCGACGTGTTCTCGCGAAGCGTCGACGGCGTCGTGAACCGCGTTCCGGGGCTTCGCGTCCTCTACAACGCGTCGAAGGTCGCCGCTGAGACAACGTTCGGCGAGGAACAGGCGCTGCAGGAATCGGTCAGCGTCGAGAGCTGGGATGGAACCCAGATGCCGGCGTTCAAGACCGGACACACTACGAGTGACGGACGGATCGTCCTCTTCATCCCGACGGCACCGAACATCTCCTCGGGGTTCACGGTCGAGGCCGACCCCGACCGCGTCACCGAAACCGACGAGTCCGTCGAAGAGACGCTCGCACGGGTCTTGAGCGGGGGGTTCGGGGAGTCAAAACATCCGGGAAACGAGCGGCCGCGGGCACCGCTCGACACCGCCGACGAGCGGTCGATGGACGAGGAGTGA
- the gdhB gene encoding glutamate dehydrogenase GdhB, whose amino-acid sequence MSTTPSADETVSDDDLDSALITARRQLERAATHVDVDPGVVERLKHPTRVQQVSVPLEREDGNVEVFTGYRAQHDDVRGPYKGGLRYHPEVSAEECTGLSMWMTWKCAVMDLPFGGGKGGIAVDPKSLTDDETERLTRRFAEELRDAVGPTKDVPAPDMGTDAQTMAWFMDAYSMQQGETIPGVVTGKPPVIGGSYGREEAPGRSTAIAAREAIQYYDREISDTTVAVQGFGSVGANAARLLEEWGATIVAVSDVNGAVYDPGGIGVDAIPSHDEEPEAVTAFANERDDGDSVRRLSNAELLELDADVLIPAAVGNVITADNADAIAADIVVEGANGPTTFAADTILEERDVPVIPDILANAGGVTVSYFEWLQDINRRQWTLERVNEELEEHMLDAWDDVRAEVDAEGLTWRDAAYVVALSRIAEAKETRGLWP is encoded by the coding sequence ATGAGCACGACACCATCCGCGGACGAGACTGTATCGGACGATGACCTCGACTCGGCATTGATCACCGCCCGCAGGCAACTCGAGCGAGCCGCGACACACGTCGACGTCGATCCCGGCGTCGTCGAGCGGCTGAAACACCCGACGCGGGTCCAGCAGGTCTCGGTACCCCTCGAGCGCGAGGACGGCAACGTCGAGGTCTTCACCGGCTACCGAGCCCAGCACGACGACGTTCGCGGGCCCTACAAGGGCGGTCTGCGCTACCATCCCGAGGTCAGCGCGGAGGAGTGTACCGGGCTCTCGATGTGGATGACCTGGAAGTGCGCAGTGATGGACCTCCCCTTCGGCGGCGGGAAGGGCGGCATCGCCGTCGACCCGAAATCGTTGACCGACGACGAGACGGAACGGCTCACCCGCCGGTTCGCCGAGGAACTGCGCGACGCCGTCGGGCCGACGAAGGACGTTCCCGCGCCGGACATGGGCACCGACGCCCAGACGATGGCCTGGTTCATGGACGCCTACTCGATGCAACAGGGCGAGACGATCCCCGGCGTCGTCACCGGCAAGCCGCCGGTCATCGGCGGCTCCTACGGCCGCGAGGAGGCCCCCGGCCGCTCGACGGCGATCGCCGCACGAGAAGCCATCCAGTACTACGATCGCGAGATTTCGGACACGACAGTCGCCGTCCAGGGCTTCGGCAGCGTCGGTGCCAACGCCGCCCGACTGCTCGAGGAGTGGGGTGCGACGATCGTCGCCGTGAGCGACGTCAACGGCGCGGTCTACGATCCCGGAGGGATCGGCGTCGACGCGATCCCATCGCACGACGAAGAGCCGGAAGCGGTCACCGCGTTCGCGAACGAGCGCGACGACGGTGACAGCGTCCGTCGGCTCTCGAACGCCGAACTGCTCGAGCTAGACGCCGACGTGTTGATCCCGGCGGCCGTCGGCAACGTCATCACCGCGGACAATGCTGACGCGATCGCAGCCGACATCGTCGTCGAGGGCGCGAACGGCCCGACGACGTTCGCCGCCGACACCATCCTCGAGGAGCGAGACGTCCCGGTGATTCCGGACATCCTGGCGAACGCGGGTGGCGTGACGGTGAGCTACTTCGAGTGGCTGCAAGACATCAACCGCCGCCAGTGGACGCTCGAGCGGGTCAACGAGGAACTCGAGGAGCACATGCTCGATGCCTGGGACGACGTCCGCGCCGAGGTCGACGCCGAGGGACTGACGTGGCGCGACGCCGCCTACGTGGTGGCGCTGTCACGGATCGCAGAGGCGAAGGAAACGCGCGGGCTCTGGCCGTAG